The following nucleotide sequence is from Flavobacteriales bacterium.
GCAATAGAGTTTACCCTGACACAAGCTCAAGCAATGGCAAAAAACCTCGGAAAATTATTGTGACTGTTCAACCGTTGCCAGAAATTGAACTAATTGCCGGACAATCTGAATATGGTACAAAGGAATGGGCCAGTTTTTTTGTAAAGGAAAATTCAGGAGCCGATAGCCTCCTATGGGATTTTGGCGATGGTACAAAACGGATAACAACTTCTTACGAAATTCTGCAAAAGCATCGGTTCAAATACTCTGGCAGGTATCAAGTTATTGTATCTACTTTGCTTAATGAAACTCAAGTAAACAATGGAATGTGTCAAATAAAGGATACAGCCGTAATTCATATTACCGACTTTCCACTTAGAAATGCCCCAGCACAAAGAGAAACACAGCTTTTATATCCCAATCCGGTGGAAAACACCCTGCATATTTCAACCAATACCAAAAACTCCCTTTTTACCATTTATAATTCGTTTGGTCAGATTGTTTCAGAATTAACGGTATCAAACCATTGCATTGATGTATCCCATTTGTCATCAGGAATTTATGTGCTAACTTTCATAAATTCTGAAGGAATACAGAATTTTCGTTTTCTAAAAACCTAATACGCTTTTGCAAAAAGCACCCTTCTGTTTGAAGGTTTCCCGGAATAAACACATACACCAGCTTCCTCTTTT
It contains:
- a CDS encoding T9SS type A sorting domain-containing protein → MNYRVIAQVNANFSYNIETGGDPCDLRLLLKDSSFVAVQDTIISFQWILGDNSNPRFGKEITYNYSSSGFFDVSLIVETKLGCADTVTKEVFIPGPAPSFEITNGINISQDSFLFCENTRVNIKNTSSKPMYDPTWIMLWGDGSVSYSDDIGWDFQHIYETGTYSISMFMEDGTNMRCNRVYPDTSSSNGKKPRKIIVTVQPLPEIELIAGQSEYGTKEWASFFVKENSGADSLLWDFGDGTKRITTSYEILQKHRFKYSGRYQVIVSTLLNETQVNNGMCQIKDTAVIHITDFPLRNAPAQRETQLLYPNPVENTLHISTNTKNSLFTIYNSFGQIVSELTVSNHCIDVSHLSSGIYVLTFINSEGIQNFRFLKT